GCCCCAGAGAGAGATGGTGACTGCCAAGTCTCACCCGAAACTCCTCACGGCCCAGACTTGCTCCTGGGGCGGAGCCAGGAACCTGAGAGGCCCTGAGGGGGGGCCGGGCTTCCCCTGTTTTCATAGCCCAGAGATGGGAGGGGGCTGGCGTGGGGTCACCCAGAATAGGAGTCAAGGGCAAAGCATTCCTGGAGATGAgtaaagagggaagagaaaaggacGTGCTTAGGGCTGAACTGTCTATGGAAGGTGAAACTCAAGGCCAAGTTAGGGAGGCTGAACTTGGCTGTGTGTCCAAACACTTAATCTTTTATTCTATACACACTCAATTCGGTCCCTCTGTACCTAGTCCCAACCTGAGTGATCCTGGGGCCTCAGAGGTGACTCCTAAGACTGGGAGGACACACAGACCTCCCCGTTTGTGGGTCAGGAAGGAGTGAGCCAGGCAGACTGGAGGCTATAGGACCCAGAGGCCGACTGGGAGAGGGCTGTTGAACCCAATGGAGGTTGGGCATTAGTGCCAGGACCTTGAAAATGTAGGAATACGTCAGGTGAAAAAGACCCAAAAGCACATCCTGGGCGGAAAATACAAAAGTCTGGAGGTGTGTATAAATCAGACAAgtctttgacttccctggtggtacagtggataagaatccacttgccaatgcaggggatatgggttcgatccctgggccaggatgattccacatgctgcagagcaactaagccaatgtgccacagctactgaaacctgtgtgcctagagcctgtgctccatgacaagagaagccactgcagtaagaagcctgtgaaccacaacaaagagtagtgtccattcaccacaactggagaaagcttgAGCACAGCcattaagacccagtgcaaccaaatacaaaaaataataatcagaaaAGTGCTGGGAACGATCCAGAGTGTACAATAATGCTTCTGTGCACAAAAGGGTCAGGGCTGGACCAGAGAGAAAGATCAGACCTCAGACGGATCAGAAATGGCTGCATAAAGAAGGGGGCATGGGAGCTGGGACTTTGAAGGATGAAGAGGAGTTTGCAAACAGAAACAGTAAGGCATGCAAACTGCGCAGAGAGGCTGTGGCCCGAATTCAAAGAACATGATGATGGCATAGCAAGAGAAATGACTTGAGGAGTAAGATCAGTAGATGTCCGATTTCTCCAGATCCAAGCAGACTGCCGTTCAAGCCCAAGAAACCCAAGGAGAATTCCTCCTGGCTCCTCCAAGCTTTATTAGACCTGCTCCAACCACTGTTATCTCTCCTCTGTGGGTCACGGGTACTGTCCACTCTGGGCCATGACAGCACTTGGTGGGGATGCTTTccacaagtggtgctgggatctCAGGCCAGGCTTggccctctctgtgcctcagttttcccatctggaaaatgggaatgtCGGAAGCCACTTTTGCAGTTTATGTTCATCTCAGGACTGGGAGGACTCCAACTAACACAGTGAAGGGAGTAAAGAGAtaataggaagaaaggaagagagagagcaaTGGAAGAGAAAAGACTTGCACCCCTCCTCCAGGCCAATACCAAGTGACAGGTCCAACATTATTATATCAGAACACGGTGGAGCTGTCGAGGATTAAGAAATGAGTGATGATTTGCATGTGATTTGCATGTGATTTGCATACTGTttgttaaaatgtcaaaaaaggcctgaaaatgctttctcccacccccacctcagccAAGAAGCAGGAAACTCTCCCCCTTCCTCTATCAGGGACCTGTGCATGGGCTGGGGACCCTTCAGTTCAAGGATGGCCAGGGCAGCAGACCCGAGGGGTATGGGGTGACCTTGGAtgctccatctgtaaaatgggtcatAATCCTCACCACCACTGATGATCCTTTCAGTTGGCAGACTAGAATAAGTGGAGGCCAGGCACAGACCTAGGGACATAGTGAGAACCAAGGAACGGAGCTGGGGTGACTATTAAAAGCCCCACTTtcctgctgggccctgggggtggggggtgggggatggggagtgggcAGGTCCCTCAGCGTTTGCGTGACCCACCAAGGCCAAAACCAGGCAGAAGCAGGGGCCTGGGCTGCCTGGCCCCAGGAGGAGGAACGCCAACCCCAGACAGGCTTGTCTGAGGGGAGGCTAGCGGAGCCCCGCAGGCCTGGTGCTGTCCCCACCCAGTGGAAGACAAAGTCCAATCTGAGTGGTATTCTCCCTGTGGCCACGATTTATTATCCATCTGTCCCTACTCTGGGCCCTGCAGCCAACAAAACTCttaattaaaacattatttcttccCAGACTCCTGAGTCTCTACCCTGTGATGCCAGCACCCAGGGCGTGAATGCAGCCCTCGAGAGTGCATGCGAATGGGCTACCCCGGGTGGTGGGTGGACTGCACAGAGGACCCGATGCCTTGCGGCCAAAGATCAGAAATACAACTGAGTACCCGCGTTCTACTTGGagggccttttttcttttttctgtccccACATCGCAGCTTGTgcgatcttaattccccaaccagggattgaaccctggctgGAAGCACAGcggaagcagagtcctaaccactggaccacagggaattcCCCACCCAGAGGGTCTTATACCCAGAATTCCTACAACACACTGCCTGGAATAGTCCGGATCACCCCCATGATTATCATCAATGTCTCAGCGCTCTGCCAGGCACAGACCCCCACCCATTCAACCAGAAGACCCTGTGCTGCAAGTGAAGGACGCCGACAAGGAAGCAGGCATGGGTGCAACTTGTGGAGAGGTTTGGGGGAGGCGGAAAGTGCAACACTGGAGTGCTGAGAGAGGGCTGGCGTCCCCCAGTCTTCACCTTCAGTCATTTGAGAGTTCGTGAGTAACCGGCCACACCCACCAGTTGAGGCTCTTCACAGTAGAGGGGGACTGTGGGGGCCCCAAAGAGGACAAGGTGCTCACTGGCTGGGAAGAAGGAAATccaagacttcctggaggaggctgcAATCCCCGGTGGACTGGAGCTGAAGACAGGGGTGTGAGAAGTGCTTCCAGCATGGGGCACAGCTTGGGCAGAGGAATGCCTGAGAGAACGTTCAAGGCAGGAGCTGGTGATGCCCACAAGCTCCCCTCGTCTCCGCTCTATGCTTCTCCACATGTGACATCCTCCAGCTGCCTCCCAAGATGACACTGTGGCTCCCCCTGGGCACTTGAAGCTCCAAGGTGGGAGCCATGGCCTCAGGATCACACAGCACAACTGGAAGGCTGGCTGGCCTGGAGCAGCAATGTCCTCAGTCAGTGTCAAGGACTAGGGCTCCATCAGAAAGGTCCCAGGCGGTGGGCAGCAGCTGGGCAGACCAGTGTTTCACCATCTATCCTGGGAGCCCAGAACCTTGGAacagcaggagggaggggataagACAATTTCAATCCAGGCCCCAATAAGAGGATGAAAGACCAGCTCTCTGACCAGTCTTCCTTCTTACCTTCCCCCTAATACCTGCCACCAGCTCCTCCCCTTCCATCACCCTGGTAGCCAGGGGAGCTTGGCACTTGGAGCCACCTGGTGGCAGTAACAAGAATTGCAGGCAAAGAGTGCAATTACACCAAACATGCCAACCAAAGTCCACTCTTTCAATGGCAGGAGGGGGAGTAACAGAACCCAGAGCACATGAGCAATttccccaaggacacacagcaagTCAGGGCAGCATTACTCAGGGCCACGTATTAGTTCAAAGGGAAGGGAGAACATGAGGCCTGTGACCCTACCCCAGGGTCTAGAAGTGCAGGAATATGGAGAGGGGTGATGGTCATCAGAGATGAGTTCCTTCTCATCTCTGCGTCTCAGTTTACCCGTCTGTGGTCTCCATAATCTCTAAGGTCCCTTCCATGTCCCAAGTACTAGAGAGACTTACCCTGAGTGAGGTCAAGGCTCCCAGGAGATTCGCCTCCCCATCCCAGCCGCTCCTTCAGCCAGCACCTTTGGTCCCCTCGGCCACGGTTCTGCATCCTCCAACCCAGGTTACCTGCAGGAGGGAGACAGGAAGACATGGGTTACAGGCCAATGCAGCCCTCACCTTGGCACTTACGGCCTCCTGGTTTGCCTGGTATCCAGCCAATGCATCTTTCTGTATCTGCCATGACTCGCTTCCACCCTAGAGATCCTCTCTCTTGCTTCCAGGAGCCATTAGGACTCCAGGAAGATGTTCTGAGCAtcctcctcctcacctccagAGATCATACAGTCAATgaacatttgttgagcacctactgtgtggcaGGCACTGAACTGGGGAGACAGCAGTGAATAGGATGGACAACAATGCCCTCATAGAGTTTACAGTCTAGTGGGGGAGATGGGGTGAAAAGAATTAGTAAAGTAGTAGCAAAAATAATCAGTGAAATATAGACAAGTCAGTTCCAGGGAGAAAGATAAAGCAGGTGTTGGTGGGATGCAGTTTTAAACAGGTGGTCAGGGAAAATTACACTGAGGAAAAGTGTATAGGATAAGATTACACTGAGGATAATCTACACTGAACTAAGGCCTGAAGGAGCTGAGGGAGGGAATTGGAAAGCATTCCAGGTAGAGGGAAcagcagtgcaaaggccctgaggtaggaccACGCCTAGAGAGTTGGAGGAATAGCAAGCTGACTCTGTCTTAGTTCAGCTGCCACCATCACTCACCATCACCAGACCGCCCCTCCACCACCAGTTTATCCTTCCTGCAGAGGGCGCCTGTGAGCACCTGAGTCAGGCCACACCCCTCCTCTGCCCATAGCCCTCCAGGGCTCCCATCTCCCTTGGGGATCAAAGCTCAAGTCCTCCTCATGGCCCACAAGGTCCTGCATgacctgccccagcccctccttgccctcccctcctccctctctccacctcGCTTACTCTGCCCCAGACACAGGGGCCTCCTCACTGTTCCTCCAACACACCaggtcctgccccagggcctttgcatatgctgtgccctctgcctggaacaccctCCTGCCTACTCTTGTTCTCTGTTTAATCAGCTCCTTCACATGGTACTCTGAAATGTCAGCTTCTCTGAGACACCTCTCCTGGCCACTGTTGATAAGGCAGCAACACCTCCATCACTCTTGACCTTTCTGCAACTTTCCACAGCACTTATTACAACCTGATGTTTTATCACATATTTATTTGGTTCcttgtctgtctctcccactagacTGACTGTGGGCTCCATGAGGGCAAGCCTAGTCTGGGTCTCTGCTGAATGCCAGTGCCCAGCACATGACCTGGCATACACTAGGCGATTAATGAATGCTTATTGTATATTGAACACTAATTGTGTGGGTATTTGTGCATCATTCAGCTGCTAGGCTTTGTCTGGCCACTGCCAGAAACATCCTCTCCCAGCgcacccccatctcctcctactCCTGAGACCCTCCCTTGAGAGGTCCTGGAGAGACAAGCCCTCCTACTGCATCTTGAGCCTTCAGGAATGTCATCTGAGACTACTGCTCTCAAAATATCCcccagggactttcctgatggtccagtggctaagactctgcgctctaatacagagggcctgggttcaatccttggtcagggaactagatcccacatgctgcaactaagagtttgcatgctgcaactgaaagatcACACATGTCACAGTGAAAATCAAAGATCTCAAGTGCTGCAACCAGCATTTGAGACCCAGTGTGGTcaaacaagtatttttaaaaagccacccCGGCTTGGTGGATCAAGCCTCTAGGGGCCCAGCAAGCATAATCCCCATAAACTCCAAGATTACACAGAAAGTTCCAGTTCCTCCCCCATCCAGCATGTTTATCTTGGGCTCTGGGACCAGCCACTGCCCATCTCATCCATCTCATTGTCCATCTAGCCAAGCATCAgccttcaccatttcccaaagCTGCCCCAGGGCTCTGCGTTTGCTGTTCTCATGGCCCTTCTGCCCAACCCCCACCCTCCTTGAACTGGGAGACCCACTCATCTCAGGTCACCTTGGCCAGGGGACCTCTCTAGGTACCCCCAGATGGCCAGATCAGAGCATGGGCAGCAAGGGCAGCAGGAGTTTGTGGGGAAGGCAGGGGTAGTGGGGGAAAtgaacagagaaggaagagagacatacatacatatatagagaaaaaCAGCAGAGGCAGAAatgaatagagacacagagaaacagagagagagagagatagacagagacaggaagaaggaaaggaaatgaaatttaacAGGGACAGCATCCCCCAGAGAGGGACCGACGGAAAACAGAGAGATCAAGAGAAATGCAGGGGAGGCTTCAGAGAGGCAGACAGagtgataaaagaagaaaacctgCAGGGGGAATCGAGCAGCCCTCCTGACCTTTCTTGGCACCTggctccctccatccttccttcaCAGCGGGTTCCCACAATAGCCAGTGCTTGGAGGGGAGAATGGGGGCGGCAAACACAGGGGCAAGAAGGGCCCCTAGTCCATCCCCGGCAACCATCCCACCCACTCCACCCCATCCCAACCAAGCTCTCTCCTCGCCTCCCCCCAGCCTGACCCACTTCCCAACTTCCCAGCCCACTGGCGATGCCAGCCAGGCCCTGGGGTGCCCTGCTGTCTTCCCCTAGCACCCCCAGCCAGGACCCCAGCCAGGCCCAGCAGTGCCCTCCAGGCCCCATCCATCctgacccacctcccacccagcccGGGACGCCAGCCAGGCTCTCAGTTCCTTGCCATCTCCCCCATAGGCCTGACTCACCCCTCACCTGGGACCCAGCCAGGCCCCTGTTCTCTCCCCATCCCGGACCCACCACCTCCCCTCTTCCACCCCAACCAGACCCACCAGTGCCCCCCAGGCCCCGTCAATCCTGACCCACCTCCCAACCCATCACTCCAGTTCCCCGTCGTCTCCCCGGAGCCCTGACTCACCCCTCACCCGGAACTCCAGCCGGGGCCACctgacccccgcccccaggccccagccccagTTCCCAGGTCGCCGGCCCAGCCCCCGGCCACCTGGGGTCGCTGACGAGCAGAAGCACCGAGCCGTCCTGTAGTCGCACGTCGCGCACCGTCTGGTGGTCGTCCAGCCGCCGCGCGTTGTAGTAGAAGGTGCGCTTCCAGGAGCTCACTCCCTGGCCCACGAGCTGGGCGCGCAGGTCGCTGAGCGTGTCCCGCGGCCGCACAGTGAGCGGCAGCAACAGCGCCTCGTCCGCCAGGTGCACCTTGATGTGGTAGCGCTTCCAGCGAGATAGGCCCCGCCGCAGCCCCTCCATGGCTCGCACCGGGCGCTCGGACCCGGCTCGGGGCCCAGCGCGAGCGCGCCCGCCCTCGGCACCCACCCGACCGGCcgggccgcccgcccgcccccgccgcggccgcgccccgccccgccccgccccgccctcccggGCACGCCCGGCGCGCAGGCTGGAGGCCCCGCGAGGGCGGGGCGCGGCGGGAGACTCGCCGGCCCCGCGCCCCCACCCGCAGACGCCCCTCGGTTTACGCTGAGATGTATTAAGTGCCTACTGCGCGCCAGGCAGATGGAGGCGCCCAGGGAACCAGGGGATAAAACGTACAGAAAACAGCCGCATCATAAAGATAACTATGTAAATACACACTGCATCCTATCGTGGGAAATGCCAGGCAGGGACCAGAGCCCCAGACTGGCCGGCTATTTCAGAGATCAAGGTCAAGGGAGGCCCCTCTGTGGAGGTGGCATTTGAATGGAGATCTGATGGAGGAGTGAGCCAGCCACGCCAAAGGTCACAATCAAGAGTGCTTACTGCATGCTGAGCTGGGGAACAGcccgtgcaaaggccctggggcaagaCCCTGCCTAGTGTCTTGGAGGAACAGTGAGGAGGCCTATGGGGTTGGAGCAGAGTGAGCTAAGGGGAGGGGGGGGTTGGTGGGAAGGAATGCAGCAGGTCGTGCAGGGCCTTGAGGGTCCACAAGCAGGACTTGGGTTTTTACCCCAAGGGAGATGGGAGCCCTGGAGGGAAGTGACTGAGGTTTGTATTTGTCACTCACATATCTGACTCTCATTTAGCCCCTTATTTCCTTGATGATACATTCAACCAGTACTTATTCTGTGTCCAGGCTGAGTGAGTGATGCTGTGCGCCAGAGAAATCTCAATTTAGTGCTATGCCTTCAACGGTCACCCCACTGAAGGTCGGGGACGCAGAGCCAGACACACAGATTCCCAGTGCTATGTGGTCAGGGTTTGAGTGGTAGAAGAGACCCCAAGCTGGAAAAGGCCAGTAGGGATAGATGGCTTTCCAAATGGGTAAGCATGGAGCACTAGGGCTTTGGCATGTGAGTAGGAGTTCAGCACTCCCACCAAGGAGTTAACCTGTCCATGATCAACAACTGTTCAGCTGTGTGCCTAGCAGGGAGAAGCAAGAGTCAAGGCTTGTGGCCAACGACGGTCAGGGGAGCCTTGTAAGCAGGAAATCACCTACTCCCAGTTCCATACAGTCTTCCCCCAGCCTGGCAACCCCTTTCTCAGGCTCCACCAGCCTCTCCAGTCTTACTTATCCAAGCACCCTCTTCCTGAAAGCCTTCCTTGGTTGCTGCTTGCCCCCATCCGTCGCCATACCTGCCAGGACAGGACTGGCCAGTTCTGGGTGTCCAGAATGTTGACTTGACCTCAGAGAGGCTGTCTGTACTTAGAAGCCAGTTACTGTGGAGCCCTCTGGGGGCTCCTCCTCCAGCAGTGACCAAAAGCTGGGGAGGAAGGCTGAAATCAGAACAGGGCAGTGGACAGATCGAGAGTTCTGAGCCCGACCCTGACACTTGCATGTTTCTTAGGAAggaacttaacctctctgggcctcaatgtTGCCATCTGTCCAATGGGATTGATACAAGGAATGAATTACCGCACGTAAGCACTTGGAAATACTCCTGAAGCGTAGTCACTGGCTAATTGGCTATGCTGAAAGAATCATCAAGTGCAATTAAACTACTCaaggaaaggcaaataaaaacaaaaatagcaaacaggaaagagagagagagagaaaaaaaaaacaaaccctgctCAGTGACAGATGGCcttctaaacattttaaaagagaaaagaaagcttccCTTAATTCTCACGTGGCACTATTATCTCCCATTGTACAGATTATAAGTAAAGTgagacttgggcttcccaggtggaggtagtggtaaagaacccgtctgctaatgcaggagatgtggaagacacgagttcaatccctgggtcgggaagatcccctgaagaaggaaatggctactgactccagtattcttgcctggaaaaccccatggacaggggagcctgaggtctatagtccatggggttgtaaagagtcagacatgactcagtgactgaacaacaacaacaaaaatgtgagaCTCAAAGAGAGTAATTTCCTTGAGGATACACAGTGaaaaatggcagagccaggatctgaGCCCTAGCCACCTGGCTTCAGCCATCATGCTATTGTCCACTTTCTATGCAGCTTCTTAGACAACCATCAGATTTCAGATGGAGATTTTAAAGGTGGCTAAGAGCAAACTTTATTGGATGGGGCAagcagcagtggccatgggactggaaaaggtaaatcctcatcccaattcccaagaagagtagtactaaagaatgtgctaaccattggacaattgcactcatctcccatgctagtaaggacatgcttaaaatcttgcatgctaggcttcagcattgtgtgaaccaagaacttccagatgtccaagctgggtttagaaaaagaagaggaaccagagataaaattgccaacatttgctggatcatagagaaagctagcaaattccaggaaaacatctacctctgtttcatggactacgctaaagcctttgactgtgtgtgtcataacaaactgtggaaagctcttaaagagatgggactaccagaccatcttacctgtctcctgaggaacctgtatgggggtcaagaagctacagttagaaccctgtatggaacaactgattggttcaagattgagaaaggagtacagcgGGGCTgcctgctgtcaccctgtttgtttaacctatacgctgaacacatcatgagaaatgctgggctggatgagtgacaagctggaatcatgataggcgggagaaacatcaacaacctcagatatgtgaatgataccactctaatggcagaaggtgaaaaggagctaaagagcctcttgatgagggtgaaggaggagagtgaaagaactggcttaaaactaaa
This genomic window from Cervus canadensis isolate Bull #8, Minnesota chromosome 4, ASM1932006v1, whole genome shotgun sequence contains:
- the LOC122439286 gene encoding ubiquitin domain-containing protein TINCR, which encodes MEGLRRGLSRWKRYHIKVHLADEALLLPLTVRPRDTLSDLRAQLVGQGVSSWKRTFYYNARRLDDHQTVRDVRLQDGSVLLLVSDPR